The Myxococcales bacterium genome includes a region encoding these proteins:
- a CDS encoding lamin tail domain-containing protein, giving the protein MWTSKFPSSGCFVVVGMGLQMLSIGCVPDAELGDERSGPGFETSTTGAVGTKGLEGPPLAPQALDDGQPPAVALPVLEGDGVSRGPEGCVHVSARVNEPATVTFVFSPEAGADAGVPVVEVPGRARADGAWEAIATLPGFLPGGPLHVSARAEDAQGRVTLSPPLALVAPVARGALVITEILANPAGSEYTQEFVELLNAGAASLSLAGFSLEDGAGADPLPDLVVPSGGRVVVVAEGFVEGPGADPEPAPGIPLVRVPGRLGRDGLSNAAEALTLRAPDGKVASHYGAWVDMSASAWNGRSTVRVPPDDPCDRALLWSDRPQPPTPGW; this is encoded by the coding sequence ATGTGGACAAGCAAATTTCCTTCGAGCGGGTGCTTCGTCGTCGTGGGCATGGGGCTGCAGATGTTGTCCATCGGCTGCGTCCCCGACGCCGAGCTTGGCGACGAGCGCAGCGGCCCTGGCTTCGAGACGTCTACCACCGGGGCGGTGGGTACGAAGGGGCTCGAGGGGCCGCCCCTGGCCCCGCAAGCGCTGGATGATGGGCAACCTCCCGCGGTCGCGTTACCCGTGCTCGAGGGCGACGGGGTGTCCCGCGGTCCCGAGGGCTGCGTTCACGTGAGCGCGCGGGTCAACGAGCCCGCCACCGTGACCTTCGTGTTCTCCCCCGAAGCAGGCGCCGATGCCGGCGTGCCGGTCGTCGAGGTGCCAGGGCGCGCGCGGGCCGACGGCGCGTGGGAGGCGATCGCGACGTTGCCCGGGTTTCTTCCTGGTGGGCCGCTCCACGTGTCCGCGCGGGCGGAGGATGCCCAGGGGCGCGTCACCCTGTCGCCGCCCCTGGCTCTCGTGGCACCGGTGGCCCGAGGTGCGCTCGTCATCACGGAGATCCTCGCCAACCCGGCTGGCTCGGAGTACACGCAAGAGTTCGTCGAGCTCTTGAACGCGGGGGCCGCCTCATTGTCTCTGGCAGGCTTTTCCCTCGAGGACGGGGCCGGCGCCGACCCGCTACCCGACCTGGTCGTGCCCTCCGGCGGGCGGGTGGTGGTGGTGGCGGAGGGCTTCGTCGAGGGGCCCGGCGCCGACCCTGAGCCCGCGCCCGGCATCCCCCTCGTGAGAGTTCCCGGACGCTTGGGGCGTGATGGCCTGTCGAACGCGGCCGAAGCGCTCACCCTCCGGGCCCCCGACGGAAAGGTGGCCTCGCACTACGGCGCCTGGGTCGACATGAGTGCCAGCGCCTGGAACGGCCGCAGCACCGTGAGGGTGCCCCCCGACGATCCCTGCGATCGCGCCCTTTTGTGGAGCGACAGGCCTCAGCCTCCCACGCCCGGGTGGTGA
- a CDS encoding Maf family protein has translation MNEDLVLASASPRRRELLERVGLRLRVVPSNLDETPVPGEAPRDYVQRVAREKCLACLEPALPVLAADTTVILDGRILGKPASADEAQSMLTRLAGRRHEVTTAYCVRHKDRRIERAVTTQVSFRLLDPNEVEAYVVCKEWDGKAGGYAIQGIAAAFVTDVRGSITNVIGLPLAEVIADLRALDALPTYPPRAFGGPS, from the coding sequence GTGAACGAAGACTTGGTGCTGGCCTCTGCGTCGCCCCGGCGGCGGGAATTGCTCGAGCGGGTGGGCTTACGGCTGCGGGTCGTGCCCTCCAACCTGGACGAAACACCCGTGCCCGGGGAGGCCCCGCGGGACTACGTGCAACGCGTGGCCCGGGAAAAGTGTCTTGCGTGCCTCGAGCCCGCCCTGCCCGTGCTCGCCGCCGACACCACGGTGATCCTCGATGGCCGCATCCTGGGCAAACCCGCCTCCGCCGACGAAGCGCAGAGCATGCTCACGCGCCTCGCAGGACGACGGCACGAGGTGACCACCGCGTACTGCGTGCGCCACAAAGATCGTCGCATCGAGCGGGCAGTCACCACCCAAGTCTCGTTCCGCTTGCTCGACCCCAACGAGGTCGAAGCTTACGTGGTGTGCAAAGAGTGGGACGGTAAAGCCGGCGGCTACGCCATCCAGGGCATTGCTGCGGCCTTCGTCACCGACGTGCGCGGCTCGATCACCAACGTCATCGGGCTGCCGCTTGCCGAGGTGATTGCCGATCTGCGGGCCCTCGATGCCTTGCCCACCTACCCCCCTCGTGCCTTCGGAGGCCCCTCGTGA
- a CDS encoding YggS family pyridoxal phosphate-dependent enzyme, with amino-acid sequence MSRAASLAANLAAVCDRVARAEARAGRAAGSVKLVAVSKKMPAADVVAMLAAGQTAFGENYAQELRDKRLDVESLRLAAAVTASPAWHFIGPLQTNKAKYVAGLAACLHSLDTSDLLDEVNRRVPEGQVQSCLVQVNVAHEPQKRGVLPEALPGLLAHFAHCPRLRCDGFMLIPPASDDAETARPHFRALRTLLEREASVPRPGVQLRELSMGMSHDLDVAIEEGATFVRVGTALFGPRTSI; translated from the coding sequence GTGAGCCGCGCGGCGAGCTTGGCTGCCAACCTCGCGGCAGTGTGCGACCGCGTCGCCCGTGCGGAGGCACGCGCGGGCCGCGCGGCCGGCAGCGTCAAGTTGGTGGCCGTCAGCAAAAAGATGCCGGCAGCCGACGTGGTGGCGATGTTGGCGGCGGGACAAACCGCATTCGGCGAAAACTACGCCCAGGAGCTTCGTGACAAACGGCTCGATGTGGAATCCCTGCGCCTGGCCGCGGCGGTGACCGCGTCTCCCGCCTGGCACTTCATTGGCCCCTTGCAGACGAACAAGGCCAAGTACGTTGCTGGACTCGCCGCCTGCCTTCATTCACTCGACACGAGCGACCTGCTCGACGAGGTGAACCGCCGCGTGCCCGAGGGACAGGTCCAAAGCTGCCTCGTGCAAGTGAACGTGGCGCACGAGCCTCAGAAACGAGGCGTGCTGCCCGAGGCGCTGCCGGGGCTGCTCGCGCACTTCGCGCACTGCCCGCGTCTACGCTGTGACGGCTTCATGCTGATACCCCCCGCGAGCGACGATGCCGAAACCGCCCGCCCTCACTTCCGGGCGCTGCGCACCTTGCTCGAGCGCGAAGCCAGCGTGCCTCGCCCGGGCGTTCAGCTCCGGGAGCTCTCGATGGGCATGAGTCACGATCTCGACGTCGCGATCGAAGAGGGGGCGACCTTCGTCCGCGTGGGCACCGCGCTCTTCGGTCCCCGGACGTCGATCTGA
- a CDS encoding (2Fe-2S)-binding protein, with translation MAGSRPPPLDPTPALARSASSSFAFEGEVHAATAGDSLAEALWAAGIWQLGRSPKYHRPRGAFCFSGSCGTCLLRVNGRPNVRACMEPVSAALRCERQNAFPAADVDLLRAADWLFPHGMDHHHLMTGTRVGNALFVKLVREVGGTGVVPDEPDPRFGATEILQVDVCVVGAGPAGLSSAAAVAEGQAGRRVLLLDQRSGSGGSWRSEAGGRARAEAAERRLRALGVDVALASTVFGYFPEDHLPASSPAFDGPPGVLAVLRPQHVTLVSARRFVLATGSYEQNLAFPGNDRPGIVAARACGRLLLDRGIVPARRVTLVMDPAAPWDYGERLRATLDAAGVTTDTVSLAQAPAPRKHHALAIVARPAPAFELPRQFGVEVQHDPARGGFFAAVGPEGRTSVPGVFVAGDACGYVGPEYAEAHGRAVGRCVGSSL, from the coding sequence ATGGCCGGCTCTCGACCCCCTCCGCTGGACCCAACGCCTGCGCTTGCCCGCAGCGCCAGCAGCTCGTTTGCGTTCGAGGGCGAGGTCCATGCCGCCACCGCCGGCGATAGCCTGGCCGAAGCGCTGTGGGCTGCAGGCATCTGGCAGCTCGGGCGCTCGCCCAAATACCACCGGCCCCGCGGCGCGTTTTGCTTTTCAGGCAGCTGTGGCACCTGCCTTCTGCGGGTGAACGGGCGGCCGAACGTGCGGGCGTGCATGGAACCCGTGAGTGCCGCGCTTCGCTGCGAGCGCCAAAACGCGTTCCCGGCCGCCGACGTGGATCTGCTGAGAGCGGCCGACTGGCTCTTTCCTCACGGGATGGACCACCACCACTTGATGACGGGCACGCGTGTGGGAAACGCCCTCTTCGTCAAGCTCGTGCGGGAAGTGGGAGGAACCGGCGTGGTGCCCGACGAGCCCGACCCACGCTTCGGCGCGACCGAGATCCTGCAGGTCGATGTGTGCGTCGTGGGTGCCGGACCTGCCGGCCTGTCATCGGCGGCTGCCGTGGCCGAGGGGCAAGCCGGAAGGCGCGTGCTTCTGCTCGACCAGCGAAGCGGGTCAGGCGGCTCCTGGCGTTCCGAGGCGGGCGGGCGGGCGCGGGCCGAAGCGGCGGAGCGGCGCTTGCGTGCCCTCGGCGTGGACGTGGCGCTGGCCAGCACGGTGTTTGGCTACTTCCCCGAGGATCACTTACCGGCGTCCTCACCAGCCTTCGACGGACCGCCTGGCGTTTTGGCCGTGCTGCGCCCCCAGCATGTCACCTTGGTGAGCGCGCGCCGCTTCGTGCTGGCCACGGGCAGCTACGAGCAGAATTTGGCCTTCCCCGGCAACGATCGGCCCGGGATCGTGGCGGCGCGCGCCTGCGGGCGCTTGCTCCTCGATCGCGGCATCGTTCCAGCCCGGCGGGTCACTCTGGTCATGGATCCCGCGGCCCCCTGGGACTACGGGGAGCGCCTGCGGGCTACGCTGGACGCGGCAGGCGTCACCACGGATACGGTGTCCCTCGCGCAGGCCCCGGCCCCGCGGAAACATCATGCGCTGGCCATCGTGGCGCGCCCCGCGCCGGCCTTCGAGTTGCCGCGACAGTTTGGGGTCGAGGTACAGCACGACCCGGCGCGCGGTGGGTTCTTCGCGGCGGTGGGCCCCGAGGGGCGCACTTCCGTGCCAGGGGTCTTCGTGGCGGGGGACGCCTGCGGCTACGTAGGTCCTGAATACGCCGAAGCCCACGGCCGCGCTGTTGGGCGCTGCGTGGGCTCGTCTTTGTGA
- a CDS encoding FKBP-type peptidyl-prolyl cis-trans isomerase, producing the protein MRRNSLLVFALGLAPLVSACKKEQKAEPPMAEAPKAVEAPPPPPPPASDDIPPPPDVAAPPADAEKTASGLASKVLSPGDGQVKPGPSDTVEVHYTGWTTDGKMFDSSVKRGQPAKFPLDRVIKGWTEGLQLMVKGEKRRFWIPAELAYDNRPGRPAGMLVFDVELLGLTEAPKPPEDVAKPSKGAKKTKSGLSYKVLQKGTGKKHPEAKSVVSVHYTGWTTDGKMFDSSVVRGEPATFPLDGVIPGWTEGVQLMVEGEKTRFWIPEGLAYKGMPGAPAGMLVFDVELLKVME; encoded by the coding sequence ATGCGACGCAACAGTCTCCTCGTTTTCGCACTCGGCCTCGCGCCCCTCGTCTCCGCGTGCAAAAAAGAACAAAAGGCGGAACCCCCCATGGCCGAAGCGCCCAAAGCGGTCGAGGCGCCTCCTCCGCCTCCCCCTCCCGCATCGGACGACATCCCCCCTCCGCCCGACGTGGCCGCTCCGCCCGCCGACGCCGAGAAGACCGCCTCGGGCCTGGCCTCGAAGGTGTTGTCGCCCGGCGATGGCCAGGTCAAGCCGGGTCCCTCGGACACGGTCGAGGTGCACTACACCGGCTGGACCACGGACGGTAAAATGTTCGATAGCTCCGTCAAGCGCGGCCAGCCTGCGAAGTTCCCTCTCGATCGCGTGATCAAGGGATGGACCGAGGGCCTGCAGCTGATGGTGAAGGGCGAAAAACGTCGCTTCTGGATTCCCGCCGAGCTGGCCTACGACAATCGTCCGGGCCGTCCCGCCGGTATGTTGGTTTTTGACGTGGAGCTGCTGGGACTTACCGAGGCGCCCAAGCCTCCCGAGGACGTGGCGAAGCCATCGAAGGGCGCGAAAAAGACGAAGTCAGGGCTGTCGTACAAGGTTCTCCAGAAGGGAACGGGCAAAAAGCACCCCGAGGCCAAGAGCGTGGTGTCCGTTCACTACACGGGGTGGACCACCGACGGAAAAATGTTCGACAGCTCGGTGGTGCGAGGCGAGCCTGCCACCTTCCCGCTCGACGGTGTCATCCCCGGCTGGACGGAGGGCGTGCAGTTGATGGTGGAAGGCGAAAAGACCCGCTTTTGGATCCCCGAAGGTCTTGCCTACAAGGGCATGCCGGGTGCCCCCGCGGGCATGTTGGTCTTCGACGTCGAACTGCTCAAGGTCATGGAGTAG
- a CDS encoding FAD-binding oxidoreductase produces the protein MGLALAYELACQGQSNVVVLEGRHLAWGASGRNGGGVRQQWSSALNIQLMQESVRICKSLAQRLRTNIWMRQGGYLFLATTAARVQRMEKNVALQNEHGVATRMIDVDEARRIVPALCTDGVRGACYNPTDGIVFPWPFLWGYAAAAEAKGVHIETFCPVTAMDARADGYELHTPRGTYQAHRVVNAAGAWSPEVARLLDVHLPTWPARHEILSTEALKPFLDPMVSVMDTGLYASQSLRGEVVGGITLHEHDAPGNTTPIALGSRLTFLRAMGAALTALLPQLGSVKVVRQWAGPYDHSPDGSPLLGEVPGRPGFFVCCGFVGHGFMMAPVVARHYARHLLGKATHPIFRAWRPSRFAEGEPVTEDWNIG, from the coding sequence ATGGGGCTGGCCCTCGCCTACGAACTGGCGTGCCAGGGACAAAGCAACGTGGTGGTGCTCGAAGGCCGGCATCTCGCCTGGGGAGCCTCGGGACGCAACGGCGGGGGGGTGCGGCAGCAGTGGTCGAGCGCGCTCAACATCCAGCTGATGCAAGAGTCCGTGCGGATCTGCAAGTCGTTGGCGCAACGGCTGCGAACGAACATCTGGATGCGGCAGGGCGGGTATCTCTTCCTCGCCACCACCGCCGCGCGCGTACAACGCATGGAAAAGAACGTGGCCTTGCAGAATGAACACGGCGTGGCCACGCGCATGATCGACGTCGACGAAGCCCGACGGATCGTGCCCGCGCTGTGTACGGACGGCGTGCGCGGCGCCTGTTACAACCCCACCGATGGCATCGTGTTTCCCTGGCCCTTTTTGTGGGGATACGCAGCAGCCGCCGAAGCCAAGGGCGTGCACATCGAAACCTTTTGCCCTGTCACGGCGATGGACGCCCGCGCCGACGGCTACGAGCTGCACACGCCCCGGGGGACCTACCAGGCGCACCGGGTGGTGAACGCCGCCGGCGCCTGGTCGCCCGAGGTGGCTCGCCTTCTAGATGTGCACCTGCCCACGTGGCCGGCCCGCCACGAAATCCTCTCGACCGAGGCGCTCAAGCCCTTCCTCGACCCCATGGTCTCGGTGATGGACACCGGCCTTTACGCTTCACAATCCTTGCGGGGCGAGGTGGTCGGGGGCATCACCCTGCACGAGCACGACGCCCCGGGGAACACGACTCCGATCGCGCTCGGGTCCCGTCTCACCTTCCTGCGCGCCATGGGAGCGGCGCTTACGGCCCTCCTGCCACAGCTCGGCAGCGTCAAGGTGGTGCGCCAATGGGCCGGGCCCTACGACCACAGCCCCGACGGCAGCCCCTTGCTTGGCGAGGTGCCAGGGCGGCCAGGTTTTTTCGTTTGCTGCGGCTTCGTGGGCCATGGCTTCATGATGGCGCCCGTGGTGGCGCGACACTACGCTCGCCACCTGCTGGGCAAAGCGACGCACCCGATCTTTCGGGCCTGGCGGCCAAGCCGCTTCGCCGAAGGTGAGCCCGTCACGGAGGATTGGAACATCGGTTGA
- a CDS encoding TIGR02266 family protein — protein sequence MSSETERRNEPRAPIELQVEYMRLNTFFYDYTKNISHGGTFVRTQRPLPIGTLFVFRLNVPRLPEPLVLHGEVRWIVKVEGVDGTSDDAPPSEPGMGIRFVYEDDVQRLALDAKVEKLMSESLGPLISSRLMGSRS from the coding sequence ATGTCGTCGGAGACGGAACGCCGGAACGAGCCTCGCGCGCCCATCGAATTGCAGGTGGAGTATATGCGGCTCAACACGTTCTTCTACGACTACACGAAGAACATCTCGCACGGAGGAACGTTCGTGAGAACACAGCGTCCCTTGCCCATCGGGACCCTGTTCGTTTTCCGTTTGAACGTGCCGCGTTTGCCCGAGCCGTTGGTGTTGCACGGCGAGGTTCGCTGGATCGTGAAGGTCGAGGGTGTCGATGGCACGAGCGATGACGCGCCTCCTTCAGAACCGGGAATGGGCATTCGCTTCGTCTACGAAGACGACGTGCAGCGGCTCGCGCTGGATGCAAAGGTCGAAAAGCTCATGAGCGAGAGCCTGGGGCCTCTCATCTCGTCGCGGCTCATGGGCTCGCGTTCCTGA
- a CDS encoding tetratricopeptide repeat protein yields the protein MSRSQALVNLSLTVALGVSWGLDARIVRAASTGAEESHEPAEADVPGMCQPSQGFVVQPFDNSDKVGALRYLEAGLPALVADRFWTAHPLRFVGPRSLLAAVAPGAEAPLPRDDVAWIVSGQFATRPGTRLAVTVTVRSAAPGAGEVASTAHREGSRQDAPRLVLEAAREAFVGLPHLHFEAEPRHAQTPFSRDAYAFVLYARGVSSHLGLGGMAKAPEAAARWLTRSLVIDPRVPETRRYLGLIHLEANRPGHARTLFALALDDRPDYVPALSALSALERDTGSPEALALFERLLALDPGAWHARRSYGELLYAAGRLPEARTALEAVLERKSDDLQARRLLTLVLSAQKAGAALVLEFETIVKLDPDNVTARLDLAAAYLNEGRLSEAAASYDAVLERQPRHKEALKIAGDLARQEGQLDEAAKRYERLRRLVPEDPRPVFLLGAVYHQAGNLEAAERMFTEAAQHPQLRAEAWSNLGAVMLEQGRAKEARWLLMKAARSRPNKASVRYNYAVALRALEQHADALNELRAAAEADPQDPQIRFAAGVVALRLGLLREAQAEFGAALALDPGHEGAKHNLKLLTKVTGGREEAAGAGVETVN from the coding sequence ATGAGCCGCTCGCAGGCGCTCGTCAATTTAAGTCTCACGGTCGCTCTCGGTGTTTCGTGGGGGCTCGACGCTCGCATCGTGCGTGCGGCCTCAACGGGCGCAGAGGAGAGTCACGAGCCGGCTGAAGCCGACGTGCCGGGCATGTGCCAGCCCAGCCAGGGCTTCGTGGTTCAGCCGTTCGACAATTCGGACAAAGTGGGAGCGCTTCGTTATCTCGAGGCGGGCTTGCCGGCTCTCGTCGCCGATCGCTTCTGGACCGCTCACCCGTTGAGATTCGTGGGACCCCGGTCGCTTTTGGCAGCGGTGGCGCCCGGAGCCGAGGCGCCACTGCCTCGCGACGACGTGGCCTGGATCGTGAGTGGTCAGTTTGCCACCCGCCCTGGTACGCGCCTCGCCGTCACCGTGACGGTCCGCTCGGCCGCGCCAGGGGCCGGCGAAGTGGCCAGTACGGCCCACCGGGAGGGTTCGCGGCAGGACGCCCCCCGTCTGGTGCTCGAGGCGGCCCGCGAAGCGTTTGTCGGCCTTCCGCATCTGCACTTCGAGGCCGAGCCCCGGCACGCGCAAACGCCGTTTTCTCGTGATGCCTACGCATTCGTGCTCTACGCGCGCGGTGTTTCCAGCCATTTGGGCCTGGGAGGCATGGCGAAGGCGCCCGAAGCGGCGGCGCGCTGGCTCACACGTTCGTTGGTGATTGATCCCCGGGTGCCGGAGACCCGTCGCTACCTGGGCTTGATTCACCTCGAGGCCAACCGCCCGGGACATGCTCGTACCTTGTTCGCTTTGGCGCTCGATGACCGCCCCGATTACGTTCCGGCCTTGTCAGCGCTTTCTGCTCTCGAGCGCGATACGGGGTCACCCGAAGCCCTGGCTCTCTTCGAGCGTTTGCTCGCCCTCGACCCGGGGGCCTGGCATGCACGGCGCAGCTACGGCGAACTGCTCTACGCTGCGGGGCGCCTTCCCGAGGCCCGCACGGCGCTCGAGGCGGTTCTGGAGCGGAAGTCCGATGACCTTCAAGCCCGTCGTTTGCTCACGTTGGTGCTTTCGGCCCAAAAGGCCGGCGCGGCGCTCGTCTTGGAGTTCGAGACCATCGTAAAGCTGGATCCCGACAATGTGACTGCGCGCCTGGATTTGGCGGCGGCCTACCTCAACGAGGGGCGTCTGTCCGAGGCCGCGGCTTCCTACGATGCGGTGCTGGAGCGTCAACCCCGGCACAAGGAGGCGCTCAAGATCGCGGGTGACCTGGCCCGGCAAGAAGGACAGTTGGACGAAGCCGCGAAGCGCTACGAGAGGCTGCGCCGGCTGGTCCCCGAAGATCCACGCCCCGTGTTTCTCTTGGGGGCGGTTTACCACCAGGCGGGAAACTTGGAGGCCGCCGAGCGCATGTTCACGGAAGCGGCTCAGCATCCTCAGTTGCGGGCCGAGGCCTGGTCGAACCTGGGGGCCGTGATGCTTGAACAAGGGCGGGCCAAGGAGGCCCGCTGGCTTCTCATGAAGGCGGCACGGAGCCGCCCGAACAAAGCCTCGGTTCGCTACAACTACGCTGTGGCGCTTCGAGCCTTGGAGCAACATGCCGATGCGCTCAACGAGCTTCGGGCGGCTGCCGAAGCGGACCCCCAGGATCCACAGATTCGCTTCGCCGCGGGTGTGGTGGCCTTGCGCCTCGGCCTCTTGAGAGAAGCGCAAGCCGAGTTTGGTGCGGCGCTTGCGCTCGACCCTGGCCACGAGGGCGCCAAGCACAACCTGAAGCTGCTCACGAAGGTGACGGGTGGACGAGAAGAAGCCGCCGGGGCGGGTGTCGAGACCGTGAACTGA
- a CDS encoding PBP1A family penicillin-binding protein, with protein MTALSLLGSALLGVGLGVWMYREFAGDLPTNLSVLTDYRPLRASQLLSADGEIIGEFFVEKRILVPIERVPQVVRQAFVAAEDVRFHDHGGIDYLGILRAALANLRAGQVVQGGSTITQQVAKLLIVGQERSLARKIREAMLAHRIEARLEKDQILGIYLNHVYLGHGAYGVAAAASAYFGKNTDDLSAAEAAMLAAMPKAPGRSTPFRDFKRAKSRQRYVVDQMESLGYLNAAQARQAREEPLILVSRGRALRNVAAPYFVEAMRQYVADRYGDEDLLENGLRIHTTLDMRLQRAAEAAVRRGLEDIERRLGFSGPIGHLGGEERQRMLTGEPRPFGPAGFSVEDPEQAGLLVVPATLRAVELDATSPGVILPERTAQALAGETQFAQRKAQQQRRPKALQSAPPPDFDPSTIYAAMITNLGRKVTVASGILEASLDPDDEARVLAFRGAGGVGLQVGDVLPVYFSVSEPTPSRKNEGPLLRARLSAAPTVQSALVALDPQSGHLLAMVGGYDYQASQFNRARQARRQVGSAIKPFIYGAAVEAGLTPLTIRYDVPVKFRTSSGVWAPKNYRPNYLGAVTLRTALAKSVNTVAAQLTAQLGVTRLIELLRHAGVSSKLPHALSLSLGTADLSLEELSYAMASFPAGGRRVQPLAVLRVADAAGNVLEDHRSRASAPGREDDRVVSPETAFVVTDMMRAVAEEGTARKAKALGRPVAGKTGTSNGYRDAWFIGFVPDLLCGVWVGRDDFKPIGHDMTGGQTALPIWLDFMTEALGDSAPKAFEPPPGVLFVRADTEKGVPAPPSHPKSRLVPLRRGTLPPAFRGPAHAGSFNDAQF; from the coding sequence GTGACGGCGCTTTCGCTGCTGGGAAGCGCCTTGTTGGGTGTAGGCCTCGGCGTGTGGATGTACCGAGAGTTCGCAGGAGATCTGCCAACGAACCTCTCGGTCTTGACGGACTACCGGCCCTTGCGCGCCAGCCAACTGTTGAGCGCGGATGGCGAAATCATCGGGGAGTTCTTCGTCGAAAAGCGCATTCTGGTGCCGATCGAACGTGTCCCGCAGGTCGTGCGACAGGCATTCGTCGCAGCGGAGGACGTTCGCTTTCATGACCACGGCGGTATCGACTACTTGGGGATTCTGCGCGCAGCCCTCGCCAACCTCCGCGCGGGGCAAGTGGTTCAAGGCGGGTCTACGATCACCCAGCAGGTCGCCAAGCTGCTGATCGTGGGGCAGGAGCGATCGTTGGCGCGGAAGATTCGCGAGGCCATGCTCGCGCATCGCATCGAGGCCCGCCTCGAGAAGGACCAGATCCTGGGCATCTACCTCAACCATGTTTACCTGGGGCACGGGGCGTACGGCGTCGCCGCCGCTGCCTCTGCTTACTTCGGCAAGAACACCGACGATCTATCGGCTGCGGAAGCGGCCATGTTGGCTGCCATGCCCAAGGCGCCGGGACGCTCCACGCCCTTTCGAGACTTCAAAAGAGCGAAGTCGCGACAACGCTACGTGGTCGATCAGATGGAGTCCCTGGGCTACCTGAACGCCGCCCAAGCCCGTCAGGCCCGCGAAGAGCCGCTCATCCTGGTTTCGCGCGGACGGGCGTTGCGAAACGTGGCGGCGCCCTACTTCGTGGAGGCCATGCGGCAGTACGTGGCCGATCGATACGGAGACGAGGATCTGCTGGAGAACGGCCTTCGCATTCACACGACGCTCGACATGCGCCTACAACGTGCGGCGGAGGCTGCCGTCAGACGAGGGCTGGAGGACATCGAGAGGCGGCTCGGCTTTTCAGGGCCCATCGGCCATCTTGGAGGCGAGGAGCGACAGCGGATGCTCACGGGCGAGCCTCGGCCCTTCGGCCCCGCGGGCTTTTCCGTCGAGGATCCCGAACAGGCGGGGCTGCTCGTAGTACCCGCCACCCTGCGTGCGGTCGAGCTGGACGCGACCTCGCCGGGTGTGATCCTGCCGGAACGCACGGCCCAGGCGCTGGCGGGGGAAACCCAGTTTGCGCAGCGCAAGGCCCAGCAACAAAGGCGCCCCAAGGCCCTGCAGAGCGCGCCGCCGCCCGACTTCGACCCGTCCACGATCTACGCAGCGATGATCACGAACCTCGGTCGCAAGGTCACCGTGGCTTCGGGCATCCTGGAGGCGTCCTTGGACCCCGACGACGAAGCGCGCGTCCTGGCGTTCAGGGGAGCGGGGGGCGTTGGCCTCCAGGTAGGAGACGTGTTGCCCGTCTACTTCAGCGTTTCGGAGCCGACACCATCCCGCAAAAACGAGGGGCCCTTGCTCCGAGCCAGGCTCTCGGCCGCACCCACCGTTCAGTCCGCCCTGGTTGCGCTCGATCCCCAAAGCGGCCACCTGCTTGCGATGGTCGGCGGATACGATTACCAGGCCAGCCAGTTCAACCGGGCCCGCCAGGCCAGGCGCCAGGTCGGCTCGGCCATCAAGCCCTTCATCTACGGAGCCGCCGTTGAGGCAGGGCTGACGCCGCTCACGATCCGCTACGACGTGCCGGTGAAGTTCCGCACGTCGAGCGGCGTCTGGGCGCCCAAGAACTATCGCCCCAACTACCTGGGGGCCGTCACCTTACGAACCGCGCTCGCCAAGAGCGTCAATACGGTAGCCGCCCAGCTGACGGCGCAGCTGGGGGTGACCCGTCTCATCGAGTTGCTGCGCCACGCGGGCGTGAGCTCGAAACTGCCTCACGCCTTGTCGCTGTCACTCGGAACCGCCGACCTCAGTCTGGAAGAACTTTCGTATGCCATGGCCAGCTTTCCCGCCGGCGGGCGCCGCGTTCAGCCGCTCGCAGTGCTGCGGGTGGCGGACGCGGCCGGCAACGTCTTGGAGGACCACCGCAGCAGAGCCAGCGCCCCTGGACGTGAAGACGACCGGGTGGTCTCGCCCGAAACGGCGTTCGTCGTGACGGATATGATGCGAGCCGTGGCCGAAGAAGGAACCGCCCGCAAAGCCAAGGCGCTCGGCCGCCCGGTGGCCGGGAAAACCGGCACCTCGAACGGCTACCGGGACGCATGGTTCATCGGATTCGTGCCCGACCTGCTGTGCGGCGTTTGGGTGGGGCGTGACGACTTCAAACCCATTGGCCACGACATGACGGGCGGGCAAACCGCATTACCGATCTGGCTCGACTTCATGACCGAAGCGCTCGGAGACAGCGCCCCGAAGGCGTTCGAGCCGCCGCCGGGCGTGCTTTTTGTCCGCGCGGACACTGAAAAGGGAGTCCCGGCCCCCCCAAGCCACCCGAAGAGCCGCCTCGTGCCGCTCAGGCGCGGCACCCTCCCTCCCGCATTCCGCGGCCCCGCGCACGCAGGCTCGTTCAATGACGCTCAGTTCTAG